One region of Pyramidobacter sp. YE332 genomic DNA includes:
- a CDS encoding DUF4276 family protein, with translation MTRVYIYCEGQTEESFVDKVLYPYLLDIGIIVVPIVCQTKRTAVKKYRGGVRDYAKIRKELTMLCRQHRSEYVTTMFDYFAMPENTPGIASDIRDLYERMEAIESAIDADIGEANCHFHFMVHEFEGILFSRPESFRLIADDDVVSRVRKIRDSYPTPEHIDDSPETAPSKRLEALIPRYAKIINGSLLSIDMGLDVIMGQCPYFRKWIAGIAAMGTS, from the coding sequence ATGACGCGGGTCTATATTTATTGCGAAGGCCAGACGGAAGAATCCTTTGTCGACAAAGTGCTGTACCCTTATTTACTCGATATCGGCATTATCGTCGTCCCGATCGTCTGCCAGACGAAGCGCACGGCGGTCAAGAAGTACAGGGGCGGGGTGAGAGACTACGCGAAGATCAGGAAGGAACTCACCATGCTCTGCAGGCAGCATCGTAGCGAATACGTGACGACCATGTTCGATTATTTCGCCATGCCGGAAAATACACCGGGCATTGCCTCCGATATTCGGGATCTCTATGAGCGCATGGAGGCGATAGAGTCCGCCATCGATGCCGATATCGGCGAAGCGAACTGCCACTTCCACTTTATGGTGCACGAATTCGAGGGAATACTATTTTCACGTCCGGAGTCGTTCCGCCTCATTGCCGATGATGACGTCGTGAGCCGCGTTCGGAAAATACGGGATTCCTACCCCACTCCAGAACATATCGACGATTCTCCCGAAACCGCGCCGTCGAAGCGACTTGAAGCTCTTATCCCACGTTACGCCAAGATCATCAACGGTTCGCTGCTTTCAATCGATATGGGGCTGGATGTCATAATGGGGCAATGCCCGTATTTCCGGAAATGGATCGCGGGAATCGCGGCGATGGGGACCTCTTGA
- a CDS encoding flavodoxin, translating to MKKCILALSVLALAAGCALAAPRGKALVAVFSKTGEQYNVGVIQEGNTMIVAKMIAAAAGADLFEIRTVNAYPEGYDETTDVAKKELRAGVRPELAEDKDIGAYDTVFLGYPIWWGEMPMAVFTFLESHDWKGKTVIPFATHEGSGMGRTQESLQKALPDATVLGGLAVRGAVAQNERTQAQQAVTEWLAKLGF from the coding sequence ATGAAAAAGTGCATTCTCGCGCTGAGCGTCCTGGCCCTGGCCGCCGGCTGCGCCCTGGCCGCGCCGCGGGGCAAAGCGCTCGTCGCCGTGTTCTCCAAGACCGGCGAGCAGTACAATGTCGGCGTCATTCAAGAAGGCAACACCATGATCGTCGCCAAGATGATCGCCGCTGCTGCCGGCGCCGACCTGTTCGAGATCAGGACCGTCAACGCTTACCCCGAAGGCTATGACGAAACCACCGACGTCGCCAAAAAGGAACTGCGCGCGGGCGTGCGCCCCGAACTGGCGGAGGACAAAGATATCGGCGCCTACGACACCGTCTTTCTCGGTTATCCGATCTGGTGGGGCGAAATGCCCATGGCCGTGTTCACCTTCCTCGAATCCCACGACTGGAAGGGCAAAACCGTGATCCCGTTCGCCACCCACGAAGGCAGCGGCATGGGGCGCACGCAGGAGTCGCTGCAAAAAGCCCTGCCCGACGCCACAGTCCTCGGCGGCCTTGCCGTGCGCGGCGCCGTCGCCCAGAACGAACGCACTCAGGCCCAACAGGCCGTGACCGAGTGGCTCGCGAAACTGGGGTTTTAA
- a CDS encoding flavodoxin, whose translation MAKLLIAYFSKSGTTRAKAEQIARVTGGDLFEIKTEKAYPQSYAGTVIVGKKEQLTGELPKLTGRVEDFAAYDRVALGFPVWWFTCPQAVVSFLSQYDFSGKTVWPFCTHGGSGPRGSAGKIRAHCAGDVKDCLDANKLTDEGVAEWLKTE comes from the coding sequence ATGGCTAAACTTTTGATCGCGTACTTCTCCAAATCGGGCACGACCCGGGCCAAAGCCGAGCAGATCGCGCGCGTTACGGGCGGCGACCTGTTCGAGATCAAGACGGAGAAGGCGTATCCGCAAAGCTACGCCGGCACGGTGATCGTCGGCAAAAAAGAACAGCTCACCGGCGAGCTGCCCAAGCTGACGGGCCGCGTGGAGGACTTCGCCGCTTACGACCGCGTCGCGCTGGGGTTCCCCGTGTGGTGGTTCACCTGCCCGCAGGCCGTCGTCAGCTTCCTGTCGCAGTACGACTTTTCCGGCAAGACGGTCTGGCCGTTCTGCACGCACGGCGGCAGCGGCCCGCGCGGCAGCGCGGGGAAGATCCGCGCCCACTGCGCCGGCGACGTCAAGGACTGCCTTGACGCCAACAAGCTGACGGACGAGGGCGTCGCAGAGTGGCTGAAAACGGAATAA
- a CDS encoding 2,3-bisphosphoglycerate-dependent phosphoglycerate mutase translates to MKNLKRLLGALALLTVLAASAWAAPKNVTLVLLRHGESEWNLEDRFTGWSDVRLTRKGVKGAFNAGIAMKNADLTFDVVHTSLLSRAIATAWLAMSALDCRWLPVEKFWRLNERCYGDLEGKTRTEVAEAVGKEQVDIWRRSYDVPPPALAYEDPRSPVHDPRYASLDRRFIPQAESLKDVIAREAPYWSDTLAPTLRAGMNVLVVGHSTALRALSSWVEPHLTPEELQKLEIPNSTPVVYNLEISDDGFNVVSREVMKVEDVPLPPPPEADKPAEKPAEAPAPAAGK, encoded by the coding sequence TTGAAGAACCTGAAACGGCTTTTGGGAGCGCTGGCCCTGCTGACGGTCCTGGCGGCTTCCGCCTGGGCGGCGCCCAAGAACGTGACGCTGGTGCTGCTCCGTCACGGCGAGAGCGAATGGAACCTCGAGGACCGCTTCACCGGCTGGTCCGACGTGCGCCTGACCCGCAAAGGCGTGAAAGGCGCTTTCAACGCCGGCATCGCCATGAAGAACGCCGATCTGACGTTCGACGTCGTGCACACCTCGCTGTTGAGCCGCGCCATCGCCACCGCCTGGCTGGCCATGAGCGCCCTGGACTGCCGCTGGCTGCCCGTGGAGAAGTTTTGGCGCCTCAACGAGCGCTGCTACGGCGACCTCGAGGGCAAGACCCGCACGGAAGTGGCCGAAGCCGTCGGCAAGGAGCAGGTCGACATCTGGCGCCGCAGCTACGACGTGCCGCCTCCGGCCCTGGCCTACGAGGACCCTCGTTCGCCCGTGCACGATCCCCGCTATGCCAGCCTTGACCGCCGCTTTATCCCTCAGGCCGAGAGTCTCAAGGACGTGATCGCCCGCGAAGCGCCCTATTGGAGCGACACGCTCGCCCCCACGCTCCGCGCCGGCATGAACGTGCTCGTGGTCGGTCACAGCACCGCCCTGCGCGCCCTCTCCTCGTGGGTCGAGCCTCACCTGACCCCGGAAGAGTTGCAGAAGCTCGAGATCCCCAACTCCACGCCCGTGGTCTACAATCTCGAGATCAGCGACGACGGTTTCAACGTCGTCTCCCGCGAAGTCATGAAGGTCGAAGACGTGCCTCTGCCGCCGCCTCCCGAGGCCGACAAACCCGCGGAAAAGCCGGCCGAAGCTCCCGCTCCGGCCGCCGGCAAATAA
- a CDS encoding iron ABC transporter permease, protein MLASGNPPTIQNPRRFRFDAKALLILAIVGFLVLFNVFPMCYLVVRSFFADGAFSLAAFERIYTYQLNWEALRNTLATAGLSMVFGVLIAFPLAWLVGRTDMYGRRFFRTLFVTTYMVPPYVGAMAWLRLLNPRVGTLNVWLARLFGLAENPFNIYSIGGLVWVLTTFYYPYAFITISRAMEKMDPSLEEASKISGASPLKTVLTVTFPIMLPSIVAAGLLVFVSAASCYGIPSIIGAPGQIDTVTTRIIDYVYVGSAEGLTDATTLAVSLMLIANLVLYASTFLCGRKQYITVSGKSTRPNIVELGRWRLPVTVLVALFALVVVVLPFATVAMTSFTKNLGKALTASNFTTRYWHILFTRKGILDTAKNSLVAASAAATAGMAISCAMAWLLTRTQAKGRRIPDFLITVGSGTPSVVIALALIMTMSGRFGINIYNTLTIMIVAYMIKYLLMGMRTVVSAMSQIHPSLEEASLISGAGWLRSFRDVTLPLIAPSIVAGWFLIFMPSFYELTMSTLLYSTDTKTIGYELFTYQTYHSQQTAAAIATGILGLVAVVNWILNKLTKGEFSI, encoded by the coding sequence GTGCTTGCGAGCGGGAATCCACCAACAATACAAAATCCACGTCGTTTCCGGTTCGACGCGAAGGCGCTGCTGATCCTCGCGATCGTCGGCTTTCTGGTTCTGTTCAACGTGTTTCCGATGTGCTATCTGGTCGTCCGTTCGTTCTTCGCCGACGGCGCCTTCTCGCTGGCCGCGTTCGAGCGCATCTACACGTACCAGCTGAACTGGGAGGCGCTGCGCAACACGCTGGCGACGGCGGGGCTGTCGATGGTCTTCGGCGTGCTGATCGCCTTTCCGCTGGCGTGGCTGGTGGGGCGCACCGACATGTACGGACGGCGGTTCTTCCGCACGCTGTTCGTGACGACGTACATGGTGCCGCCCTACGTGGGGGCGATGGCCTGGCTGCGACTGCTCAACCCACGCGTGGGCACGCTGAACGTGTGGCTGGCGCGTCTTTTCGGACTGGCGGAAAACCCGTTCAACATCTACAGCATCGGCGGGCTGGTCTGGGTGCTGACGACGTTCTACTATCCCTACGCCTTCATCACCATCTCGCGCGCCATGGAGAAGATGGATCCCTCGCTGGAAGAGGCTTCGAAGATCTCGGGCGCCTCGCCGCTGAAAACGGTGCTGACGGTGACGTTCCCGATCATGCTGCCGTCGATCGTCGCCGCGGGGCTGCTGGTCTTCGTCTCGGCGGCGTCGTGTTATGGCATCCCCTCCATCATCGGCGCGCCGGGGCAGATCGACACGGTGACGACGCGCATCATCGACTACGTTTACGTGGGCTCGGCGGAAGGCCTGACGGACGCCACCACGCTGGCGGTGTCGCTGATGCTGATCGCCAATCTGGTGCTTTACGCGTCGACGTTCCTGTGCGGCAGAAAGCAGTATATCACCGTGTCGGGCAAGTCGACGCGCCCCAACATCGTCGAGCTGGGGCGCTGGCGTCTGCCGGTCACGGTCCTGGTGGCGCTGTTCGCGCTGGTCGTGGTGGTGCTGCCGTTCGCCACGGTGGCGATGACGTCGTTCACGAAGAATCTCGGCAAGGCGTTGACGGCCTCCAACTTCACGACGCGCTACTGGCACATCCTCTTCACGCGCAAGGGCATCCTCGACACGGCCAAGAACAGCCTCGTCGCCGCCTCGGCGGCGGCCACGGCGGGCATGGCGATCTCCTGCGCGATGGCCTGGCTGCTGACGCGCACGCAGGCCAAGGGACGGCGCATCCCCGACTTTCTGATCACGGTCGGCAGCGGAACGCCCAGCGTGGTCATCGCCCTGGCGCTGATCATGACGATGTCGGGGCGCTTCGGCATCAACATTTACAACACGCTGACGATCATGATCGTCGCCTACATGATCAAATATCTGCTGATGGGAATGCGCACGGTGGTGTCGGCCATGAGCCAGATCCACCCGTCGCTGGAAGAGGCGTCGCTGATTTCCGGCGCGGGCTGGCTGCGCAGTTTCAGGGACGTGACGCTGCCGCTGATCGCGCCGTCGATCGTGGCGGGGTGGTTTCTGATCTTCATGCCCAGCTTCTACGAGCTGACCATGTCGACGCTGCTCTACTCCACCGACACCAAGACGATCGGCTACGAGCTGTTCACCTATCAGACCTACCACAGCCAGCAGACCGCCGCGGCCATCGCCACGGGGATCCTCGGGCTGGTGGCCGTCGTCAACTGGATCCTCAACAAGCTCACCAAGGGCGAGTTCTCGATTTAG
- a CDS encoding ABC transporter substrate-binding protein — protein sequence MKKFAVLILTAWMAAGAAWAAERPKVTIYTSMYEDIIEAMTDVLAEKFPDYDVEFFYGGTGTLQAKIAAEMDTQKLGCDILMVADPSYALELKAKGVLHPYLSKEAAHLAFEYDPEGCWYPVRVSNMILAYNPEKYKKEDVPRTFGDFAGESMKGVGSMSNPLTSGTALVAISALKDKYGYGYYDKLGANRVMVESGSVALTKLETGECKEIMILEESVLKKREEEDSAIEVIYPEDGTICVPSPIMTVKNEWSAHGHEKVCEELTDWFLSAEGQKYIVKAWMHSVRKDYPEAPYDAIATADIVADSMPVNWQRCLDERAELRTNFEERVKNAAK from the coding sequence ATGAAAAAGTTTGCGGTTCTGATTCTGACGGCGTGGATGGCGGCAGGCGCGGCCTGGGCGGCTGAAAGGCCCAAGGTGACGATCTACACCTCGATGTACGAGGACATCATCGAGGCGATGACCGACGTGCTCGCGGAGAAGTTCCCCGACTACGACGTCGAGTTCTTCTACGGCGGCACCGGCACGCTGCAGGCCAAGATCGCGGCGGAGATGGACACTCAAAAGCTGGGCTGCGACATCCTCATGGTGGCCGACCCGTCCTACGCGCTGGAGCTCAAGGCGAAGGGCGTCCTCCATCCCTACCTCTCCAAGGAAGCGGCGCATCTGGCCTTCGAATACGACCCCGAAGGCTGCTGGTATCCCGTGCGCGTCAGCAACATGATCCTGGCGTACAATCCCGAGAAGTACAAGAAAGAAGACGTGCCCCGCACGTTCGGCGATTTCGCCGGTGAATCCATGAAAGGCGTCGGTTCCATGTCGAACCCGCTCACGTCGGGCACGGCGCTCGTCGCCATCTCGGCGCTGAAGGACAAATACGGCTACGGATACTACGACAAACTGGGCGCCAACCGCGTCATGGTCGAGTCCGGTTCGGTGGCGCTGACCAAGCTGGAGACGGGCGAATGCAAGGAGATCATGATCCTCGAAGAGTCGGTGCTGAAAAAGCGCGAAGAGGAAGACAGCGCCATCGAAGTGATCTATCCCGAAGACGGCACGATCTGCGTGCCCTCGCCGATCATGACCGTGAAGAACGAGTGGAGCGCCCACGGGCACGAAAAAGTCTGCGAAGAGCTGACCGACTGGTTCCTCTCCGCGGAGGGGCAGAAGTACATCGTCAAGGCATGGATGCACTCCGTGCGCAAGGATTATCCCGAAGCGCCCTACGACGCGATCGCCACGGCGGACATCGTCGCCGACTCCATGCCCGTGAACTGGCAGCGCTGCCTCGACGAGCGCGCCGAACTGAGGACCAACTTCGAAGAGCGCGTCAAGAACGCCGCCAAGTAA
- a CDS encoding L-2-amino-thiazoline-4-carboxylic acid hydrolase: protein MRREAAAPFFSMLRGMAAAVAAQLAGGFEEAAVRDMLTRADEAFQANVPSIPEVGADNPWLKSLVGVAWLSGVWLQLEKRGWSLPRISLATQKALAAFAQSSLPAEKRSAMGAAMCSPELAEKIAARSRERRFPDDWLVEAVLPREGESFDVGYDVFKCPVVQYLEERGLRRFAAWFCRDDYPLHAAMGVRLERTRTLADGADRCDFRLKLCEEPFTQIME, encoded by the coding sequence ATGAGACGCGAAGCCGCCGCCCCCTTTTTCTCCATGCTGCGCGGCATGGCGGCTGCGGTCGCCGCGCAGCTTGCGGGCGGGTTCGAAGAAGCCGCGGTCCGCGACATGCTGACGCGGGCGGACGAAGCCTTTCAAGCCAATGTCCCGTCCATTCCCGAAGTCGGCGCCGACAACCCCTGGCTCAAGAGCCTCGTCGGCGTCGCCTGGCTGTCGGGCGTGTGGCTCCAACTGGAAAAGCGCGGCTGGAGCCTGCCGCGCATCTCCCTGGCGACGCAGAAAGCGCTGGCCGCTTTCGCCCAATCCAGCCTTCCCGCGGAAAAGCGTTCCGCCATGGGCGCGGCCATGTGCTCGCCGGAGCTGGCCGAAAAGATCGCCGCGCGCTCGCGCGAACGCCGCTTCCCTGACGACTGGCTCGTCGAAGCTGTGTTGCCGCGCGAAGGCGAATCCTTCGACGTCGGCTACGACGTCTTCAAGTGCCCCGTCGTCCAGTACCTTGAGGAGCGCGGCCTGCGGCGCTTCGCCGCCTGGTTCTGCCGCGACGACTATCCGCTCCATGCCGCCATGGGCGTCCGCCTCGAACGGACGCGGACGCTCGCCGACGGGGCGGACCGCTGCGATTTCAGGCTGAAACTTTGTGAAGAACCGTTCACACAGATCATGGAGTAG
- a CDS encoding ABC transporter ATP-binding protein — protein sequence MSSITLNEVTKSYGSAQVIQKFSSVFRDREFVTLLGPSGCGKTTMLRMIAGFEKPTSGEILIDDAVVSGRGQFVPPNRRNIGMVFQTYAVWPHMNVFDNVAYPLKIQGLPRDEIKKRVFDILEAVHLTQYVKRLPNELSGGQQQRVALGRALVCNPRVLLLDEPLSNLDAKLRESMRFEIKDMQRRFGITVVYVTHDQTEAMAMSDRVIVFNKGAVQQMDTPTNVYRHPANQFVADFVGKINFIRGDASEGRVDFPGGQWMAYGGGRRGPVVVAVRPENMVMRRDRGVLKGTLAKAYYLGDTNDCRVRIGAADVRVIAAGHTYGQIPEGEELWLDFDEYLVFEDDGKDQTQILS from the coding sequence ATGTCCTCGATTACGTTGAACGAAGTGACCAAATCCTACGGCAGCGCGCAGGTGATCCAAAAGTTCAGCAGCGTCTTCCGCGATCGCGAGTTCGTGACGCTGCTGGGACCTTCCGGCTGCGGCAAGACCACGATGCTGCGCATGATCGCCGGCTTCGAGAAGCCCACTTCGGGCGAGATCCTCATCGACGACGCGGTGGTCAGCGGCCGCGGGCAATTCGTGCCGCCCAACCGCCGCAACATCGGCATGGTCTTTCAGACCTACGCCGTGTGGCCGCACATGAACGTGTTCGACAACGTCGCCTATCCGCTCAAGATCCAGGGCCTGCCCCGCGACGAAATCAAGAAGCGCGTCTTCGACATTTTGGAGGCCGTTCACCTGACGCAGTACGTCAAGCGCCTGCCCAACGAGCTTTCCGGCGGTCAGCAGCAACGCGTCGCGCTGGGGCGCGCGCTGGTGTGCAATCCACGCGTGCTGCTGCTCGACGAGCCGCTTTCCAACCTCGACGCCAAGCTGCGCGAATCGATGCGCTTCGAGATCAAAGACATGCAGCGCCGCTTCGGCATCACCGTGGTCTACGTCACCCACGACCAGACCGAGGCCATGGCCATGAGCGACCGCGTCATTGTATTCAACAAAGGCGCGGTGCAGCAGATGGACACGCCGACGAACGTTTACCGTCACCCGGCCAATCAATTCGTGGCCGATTTCGTCGGCAAGATCAACTTCATCCGCGGCGACGCCTCGGAAGGGCGCGTCGACTTTCCCGGCGGCCAGTGGATGGCGTACGGCGGCGGGCGGCGCGGTCCCGTGGTGGTGGCCGTGCGCCCCGAGAACATGGTCATGCGCCGCGACCGCGGCGTGCTCAAGGGCACGCTGGCCAAAGCCTATTATCTCGGCGACACCAACGACTGCCGCGTGCGCATCGGCGCCGCCGACGTGCGCGTGATCGCCGCCGGCCACACTTACGGCCAGATCCCCGAGGGCGAAGAGCTGTGGCTCGACTTCGACGAGTATCTCGTCTTCGAGGACGACGGCAAAGACCAGACGCAGATTTTATCGTAG